In Amycolatopsis sp. EV170708-02-1, the following are encoded in one genomic region:
- the rpmF gene encoding 50S ribosomal protein L32 — protein MAVPKRKMSRSNTRARRSQWKAAPVQLVPCSNRACKQPKLQHIACPACGQHNGRQVVEPA, from the coding sequence GTGGCCGTCCCGAAGCGGAAGATGTCGCGATCCAACACCCGCGCGCGCCGCAGCCAGTGGAAGGCGGCTCCGGTTCAGCTGGTGCCCTGCTCCAACCGCGCCTGCAAGCAGCCGAAGCTCCAGCACATCGCGTGCCCGGCCTGCGGCCAGCACAACGGTCGCCAGGTCGTCGAGCCCGCCTGA
- a CDS encoding DUF177 domain-containing protein gives MSENKSPQARPAQLDDRNPWVLDTRELGRHAGLSKAVQRSIPVENALGVPDVITIDAGSSLELDLMLESVVEGVLVSGTASAVATGHCSRCLDPITEDVEVDLTELFAYPGSATEETTDEDEIPRLVDDRIDLEPTVRDAVVLALPLAPLCTEDCRGLCTECGVKWADLEPGHGHEKIDPRWAALVDRFGDETGDDQADGPGKQA, from the coding sequence ATGTCTGAGAACAAGTCGCCGCAGGCCAGGCCTGCGCAGCTGGACGACCGGAACCCGTGGGTGCTCGACACCCGCGAGCTCGGCCGTCACGCCGGCCTGAGCAAGGCCGTCCAACGCTCGATCCCCGTCGAGAACGCGCTCGGTGTGCCCGACGTCATCACCATCGACGCCGGCTCCAGCCTCGAACTCGACCTGATGCTCGAATCCGTCGTCGAGGGTGTGCTCGTCAGCGGGACGGCGTCCGCCGTCGCGACGGGGCACTGCTCGCGGTGCCTCGACCCGATCACCGAGGACGTCGAGGTCGACCTGACCGAGCTCTTCGCCTACCCCGGCTCCGCGACCGAGGAGACCACCGACGAGGACGAGATCCCCCGCCTGGTGGACGACCGGATCGATCTCGAGCCGACGGTCCGCGACGCGGTGGTGCTGGCGCTCCCGCTGGCCCCGCTGTGCACCGAGGACTGCCGGGGACTGTGCACCGAATGCGGTGTCAAGTGGGCCGATCTCGAGCCCGGGCACGGGCATGAGAAGATAGACCCTCGGTGGGCCGCGCTGGTCGATCGTTTCGGCGACGAAACGGGCGATGACCAGGCCGATGGCCCCGGAAAGCAAGCCTGA
- a CDS encoding DivIVA domain-containing protein — MYRVFEALDELVTIVEEARGVPMTSSCVVPRGDTLELLDDIRDALPGEVDDAQDVLDKRDQLIQTARTEAAETITTANTEADRTVADAQAEAERILADARARAEQMMSDAHSEAERMVAAGQAEFQNLTDRSRAESERMIQAGRDAYERAIEDGRAEQARLVAQTEVVQAAHGEAARIVDEAHVEADKQRGDCDAYVDGKLAEFSELLATTLRTVDSGRNHLRSPVNLPGNSRTSLYDYQS; from the coding sequence GTGTACCGGGTTTTCGAGGCGCTCGACGAGCTCGTCACCATCGTGGAGGAAGCCCGCGGCGTGCCGATGACCTCCAGTTGCGTCGTCCCGCGCGGGGACACCCTGGAGCTGCTCGACGACATCCGTGACGCCCTGCCGGGCGAGGTCGACGACGCGCAGGACGTCCTGGACAAGCGTGATCAGCTGATCCAGACCGCCCGCACCGAGGCGGCGGAGACGATCACCACGGCGAACACCGAGGCCGACCGCACGGTCGCCGACGCGCAGGCCGAGGCCGAGCGCATCCTCGCCGACGCCCGGGCCCGCGCCGAGCAGATGATGAGCGACGCGCACAGCGAGGCCGAGCGCATGGTCGCCGCCGGGCAGGCGGAGTTCCAGAACCTCACCGACCGCTCGCGTGCCGAGTCGGAGCGGATGATCCAGGCCGGCCGCGACGCCTACGAGCGCGCCATCGAGGACGGCCGCGCCGAACAGGCCCGGCTCGTCGCCCAGACCGAGGTCGTCCAGGCCGCGCACGGCGAGGCGGCGCGCATCGTCGACGAGGCGCACGTCGAGGCCGACAAGCAGCGCGGCGACTGCGACGCCTACGTCGACGGGAAGCTGGCCGAGTTCTCCGAGCTGCTGGCGACCACGCTGCGGACGGTCGACTCCGGGCGCAACCACCTGCGGTCGCCGGTCAACCTGCCGGGCAACAGCCGGACTTCGCTGTACGACTACCAGAGCTGA
- a CDS encoding SigE family RNA polymerase sigma factor, with protein sequence MRSGDDASFREFARDKALPLRRTAYLLCGDWHLAEDLVQTALIKLYRVWPKVRRKGPVDNYTRQILMRCWLDERRRPWRSRENRDGVVPEEPAAPAPAGISDSLLRALAEVPPKQRAAVVLRYCADLPVAEVAVALRCSEGTVRSQAARGLGVLRAALQRQHDEAVSGRSA encoded by the coding sequence ATGCGGTCTGGGGACGATGCGAGCTTCAGGGAGTTCGCCAGGGACAAGGCGCTACCGCTCAGGCGGACGGCGTACCTGCTCTGCGGCGACTGGCATCTCGCGGAGGATCTGGTCCAAACCGCGCTCATCAAGCTCTACCGGGTCTGGCCGAAGGTCCGCCGGAAAGGGCCCGTCGACAACTACACGAGGCAGATCCTGATGCGCTGCTGGCTCGACGAGCGGCGACGACCATGGCGGAGCAGAGAGAACCGCGACGGCGTCGTCCCCGAAGAGCCCGCTGCTCCGGCTCCCGCCGGCATCTCGGATTCGCTGCTTCGCGCCCTCGCCGAAGTTCCTCCGAAACAGCGCGCCGCCGTCGTGCTGCGCTACTGCGCCGATCTCCCGGTCGCGGAGGTCGCCGTCGCGCTGCGCTGTTCGGAAGGGACGGTCAGGAGCCAGGCCGCGCGAGGACTCGGCGTCCTCCGCGCGGCCCTGCAGAGACAGCACGACGAGGCTGTCTCCGGGAGGAGCGCGTGA
- a CDS encoding ribonuclease domain-containing protein, which translates to MTNKRSRIAAALLVLLVTLFSGLSAAQATAAPVSVQQNPCGDLTGFKHVSLSSLPAEATTTYNLIQKGGPFPYPDKDGTVFSNRENILPKCASGYYREYTVPTPGSPDRGARRIVTGNAGEHFYTADHYKTFSVIDVDGTPAPSCGDTSKLTKIGYSTLSSAAKSVVDKARGGATGTVYENREGVLPSCAAGYYQLFPVGTSDRVISGKGGEIVYTPDRYVTFKLVNLAG; encoded by the coding sequence ATGACCAACAAACGATCGCGGATCGCCGCCGCGCTGCTCGTTCTGCTTGTCACTCTTTTCAGTGGGCTGAGCGCCGCGCAGGCCACGGCCGCTCCCGTCTCCGTCCAGCAGAACCCGTGCGGGGATCTCACCGGGTTCAAGCACGTGTCGCTGTCGTCGCTGCCCGCCGAGGCGACGACGACCTACAACCTCATCCAGAAGGGTGGCCCGTTCCCGTACCCGGACAAGGACGGCACGGTCTTCTCGAACCGGGAGAACATCCTCCCGAAGTGCGCGTCGGGCTACTACCGCGAGTACACGGTCCCGACGCCGGGCTCGCCCGATCGCGGTGCGCGCCGCATCGTGACCGGTAACGCCGGCGAGCACTTCTACACCGCCGACCACTACAAGACCTTCTCCGTGATCGACGTCGACGGCACGCCCGCGCCGTCCTGCGGCGACACCTCGAAGCTGACGAAGATCGGCTACTCGACCCTGTCGTCCGCGGCGAAGTCCGTGGTGGACAAGGCTCGCGGCGGCGCGACCGGCACGGTCTACGAGAACCGCGAAGGTGTGCTGCCGTCGTGCGCCGCCGGCTACTACCAGCTGTTCCCGGTGGGCACGAGCGACCGCGTGATCTCCGGCAAGGGCGGCGAGATCGTCTACACGCCGGACCGCTACGTCACCTTCAAGCTGGTGAACCTCGCCGGCTGA
- the coaD gene encoding pantetheine-phosphate adenylyltransferase: protein MRRAVCPGSYDPATNGHLDIIERASKLFDEVVVAVGVNKSKKGLFTTEERMDMLREITAKLPNVRVDSWQGLLVDYCRENDIIAVAKGLRSVSDFDYELQMAQMNRELTGLETLLMANNPAYGFVSSSLVKEVTALGGDIEHLVPPIVFKRLSEKYSERG from the coding sequence ATGCGGCGTGCGGTCTGTCCCGGGTCCTACGACCCGGCCACCAATGGACATCTCGACATCATCGAGCGGGCGTCGAAGCTGTTCGACGAGGTCGTCGTCGCGGTGGGGGTGAACAAGAGCAAGAAAGGCCTGTTCACCACCGAAGAGCGGATGGACATGCTGCGCGAGATCACCGCGAAGCTGCCGAACGTGCGCGTCGATTCCTGGCAGGGACTCCTGGTCGACTACTGCCGCGAGAACGACATCATCGCGGTCGCGAAGGGCCTGCGGTCGGTCAGCGACTTCGACTACGAGCTGCAGATGGCGCAGATGAACCGCGAGCTGACCGGGCTCGAAACCCTGCTGATGGCGAACAACCCGGCGTACGGCTTCGTGTCGAGCTCGCTGGTCAAGGAGGTCACCGCGCTCGGTGGCGACATCGAGCACCTGGTGCCGCCGATAGTGTTCAAACGCCTCTCGGAGAAGTACTCCGAACGAGGTTGA
- the rsmD gene encoding 16S rRNA (guanine(966)-N(2))-methyltransferase RsmD, whose translation MTRIVAGTAGGRRLKVPPKGTRPTSERVREALFNALEVAGELQGAQVLDLYAGSGALGLEALSRGASGALFVESDRRAVDVLKGNVAALGLGGTVRAGAVESVVAAPAPETFDIVLADPPYAVDSTRLGEVMAALAANRWITDGALVVIERAARDGEPDWPVGFEPMRTKRYGDTALYWAEYQV comes from the coding sequence ATGACCAGGATCGTGGCGGGGACCGCGGGCGGCAGGCGGCTGAAGGTCCCGCCGAAAGGCACGAGGCCCACCTCGGAACGCGTACGCGAGGCGCTGTTCAACGCGCTGGAGGTCGCCGGCGAGCTGCAAGGGGCCCAGGTCCTCGACCTTTACGCCGGTTCGGGCGCGCTCGGGCTGGAGGCGTTGTCCCGCGGCGCGTCGGGCGCGCTGTTCGTCGAATCGGACCGGCGCGCGGTCGACGTGCTCAAGGGGAACGTCGCCGCCCTGGGGCTCGGCGGCACGGTCCGGGCCGGGGCCGTCGAGTCCGTCGTGGCCGCTCCGGCACCGGAAACCTTCGACATCGTCCTCGCCGACCCGCCCTACGCTGTGGATTCCACCCGCCTGGGGGAGGTCATGGCCGCGCTCGCGGCGAACCGGTGGATCACGGACGGGGCGCTGGTGGTCATCGAGCGGGCCGCGCGGGACGGCGAACCGGACTGGCCGGTGGGCTTCGAGCCGATGCGGACGAAGCGCTACGGCGACACCGCGCTCTACTGGGCCGAATATCAGGTGTGA
- a CDS encoding AAA family ATPase encodes MSEPRVRRAEIAIEQAHVDTVYTRLAELRAQAEAMRTKGYEIGHGAGREAIFEQASMLFERDMMVYHANQTLQTLDAEYEGLVFGRLDHLDNDHIYVGRLGIRDAEFDNLVTDWRAPAAAAFYQATAEEPMDVVRRRVIRCSGQNVLDVDDDVLIADAVPDGMQIVGEGALMAALGRSRGEKMRDIVATIQKEQDEVIRAPWRGVTEITGGPGTGKTAVALHRAAYLLYRHRRQLGGAGVLVIGPSGVFTSYISRVLPSMGETNVELRALGEVLDGLEATRQDPAPLAAIKGSLRMRKILLRALRDTPEDAPEDMKIVYRGEVLRLNARELDKVRRKVHTAGGPPNRSRIRAAELLLDALAAKAEQHAKDDGRQIDKAELITELGERIEFHRFLVVWWPILYPAQILRWLGTEKRLASAAKGLLNRNEISMLAADFADRSRGWTIADVALLDELRVLIGTPPKSRRARQNVEVNPERGGAPTRPEHYDEYSHVVVDESQDLSPMQWRMVGRRGKYASWTVVGDPVQSSWPDPAEAAMARDQAFGLKTTRRRFTLRTNYRNSAEIFDLAAKVVAGHAEADELPRAVRQTGVTPEVRPVEASGLEAATQAAVKELMGAVEGTVGVITAMDRVPEVEGWLAELSDERLKVVGSLDSKGLEYDAVVLVEPNDLITESTTGRRVLYVALTRATQQLTVLASNPDWIPAA; translated from the coding sequence GTGTCCGAACCTCGGGTCAGACGGGCCGAGATCGCCATCGAGCAAGCCCATGTGGACACCGTCTACACCCGGCTCGCCGAACTGCGAGCCCAGGCTGAGGCCATGCGTACCAAGGGCTACGAGATCGGCCATGGCGCCGGGCGGGAAGCCATCTTCGAGCAGGCGTCCATGCTGTTCGAACGGGACATGATGGTGTATCACGCCAATCAGACCCTCCAGACCCTCGACGCGGAATACGAGGGCCTGGTCTTCGGCAGGCTCGACCACCTCGACAACGACCACATCTACGTCGGCCGTCTCGGCATCCGCGACGCCGAGTTCGACAACCTCGTCACCGACTGGCGCGCGCCCGCGGCCGCGGCGTTCTACCAGGCGACGGCCGAGGAGCCGATGGACGTCGTCCGGCGCCGGGTGATCCGGTGCTCGGGCCAGAACGTGCTCGACGTCGACGACGACGTCCTGATCGCCGACGCGGTCCCCGACGGCATGCAGATCGTCGGCGAAGGCGCGCTGATGGCCGCGCTCGGCCGGTCGCGCGGCGAGAAGATGCGGGACATCGTCGCCACCATCCAGAAGGAACAGGACGAGGTCATCCGCGCGCCGTGGCGCGGGGTCACCGAGATCACCGGCGGCCCCGGCACCGGCAAGACCGCGGTCGCGCTGCACCGTGCGGCGTACCTGCTCTACCGCCACCGCCGCCAGCTCGGCGGCGCGGGCGTGCTGGTGATCGGCCCGTCCGGCGTGTTCACCAGCTACATCTCGCGGGTGCTGCCGTCGATGGGTGAGACGAACGTCGAACTGCGCGCGCTCGGCGAGGTCCTCGACGGCCTCGAAGCCACCCGGCAGGACCCGGCTCCCCTGGCGGCGATCAAGGGATCGCTGCGGATGCGCAAGATCCTGCTGCGCGCGCTGCGGGACACGCCGGAAGACGCGCCCGAGGACATGAAGATCGTCTACCGCGGCGAGGTGCTGCGGCTCAACGCGCGCGAGCTCGACAAGGTGCGCCGCAAGGTGCACACCGCGGGCGGGCCGCCGAACCGGTCGCGGATACGCGCCGCCGAACTGCTGCTCGACGCGCTCGCCGCGAAGGCCGAGCAGCACGCGAAGGACGACGGCCGTCAGATCGACAAGGCCGAGCTGATCACCGAGCTCGGCGAGCGCATCGAGTTCCACCGGTTCCTCGTGGTCTGGTGGCCGATCCTGTACCCGGCGCAGATCCTGCGCTGGCTCGGCACCGAGAAGCGGCTCGCCTCCGCGGCGAAGGGCCTGCTCAACCGCAACGAGATCAGCATGCTCGCGGCCGACTTCGCCGACCGCTCGCGCGGCTGGACCATCGCGGACGTCGCGCTCCTCGACGAGCTTCGCGTCCTCATCGGCACGCCGCCCAAGAGCCGCCGGGCCCGCCAGAACGTCGAGGTCAACCCGGAGCGCGGCGGCGCCCCGACCCGGCCCGAGCACTACGACGAGTACTCGCACGTGGTCGTCGACGAGTCGCAGGACCTCTCGCCGATGCAGTGGCGGATGGTCGGACGGCGCGGCAAGTACGCGAGCTGGACCGTGGTCGGCGACCCGGTGCAGAGTTCGTGGCCGGATCCGGCCGAGGCCGCGATGGCGCGGGACCAGGCGTTCGGGCTCAAGACGACCCGCCGCCGGTTCACCCTGCGCACCAACTACCGGAACTCGGCGGAGATCTTCGACCTGGCCGCGAAGGTCGTCGCCGGGCACGCGGAGGCCGACGAGCTTCCGCGCGCGGTGCGGCAGACCGGCGTCACGCCGGAGGTCCGGCCCGTCGAGGCGTCCGGCCTGGAGGCGGCGACGCAGGCCGCGGTGAAGGAGCTGATGGGCGCCGTCGAAGGCACCGTCGGCGTGATCACCGCCATGGACCGGGTGCCCGAGGTCGAGGGCTGGCTCGCGGAGCTTTCCGACGAGCGGCTCAAGGTCGTCGGCAGCCTCGATTCCAAGGGTCTCGAGTACGACGCCGTCGTGCTGGTGGAGCCGAACGACCTCATCACCGAGTCGACCACCGGCCGCCGGGTGCTGTACGTCGCGCTGACCCGCGCGACCCAGCAGCTGACCGTCCTGGCGTCCAACCCGGACTGGATCCCGGCTGCCTGA
- a CDS encoding LLM class flavin-dependent oxidoreductase translates to MTSLPDIPLSVLDLSPVVAGGGVADSLRNTLDLARRTEALGYHRYWLAEHHNMPGIASSATAVMIGQVAAATERIRVGSGGVMLPNHAPLVVAEQFGTLEAFHPGRIDLGIGRAPGTDQRTALALRGPGGLSAENFPQQFAELLAYFEHSDQRAVNAVTAEGNKPPVWLLGSSGFSARMAGELGLPFSFAHHFSAENTLPAVALYRDAFKPSDVLDEPYVMLGVSVVAAETDERAQYLAAPSGLTFLSLRKGRPIPLPTPEDAAAYPYTDIERVFIEDRASSSIIGSPETVHKGLETLLADTGADELMITTMVHDQADRVRSYELVAELTR, encoded by the coding sequence GTGACCTCTTTGCCTGACATCCCGCTGTCCGTGCTCGACCTCTCGCCCGTCGTGGCCGGAGGCGGTGTCGCGGATTCGCTGCGCAACACGCTCGACCTCGCCCGCCGGACCGAAGCCCTCGGCTATCACCGGTACTGGCTCGCCGAGCACCACAACATGCCCGGTATCGCGAGCTCCGCGACCGCCGTGATGATCGGCCAGGTCGCGGCCGCCACCGAACGCATCCGGGTCGGCTCCGGCGGGGTCATGCTGCCGAACCACGCGCCGCTGGTGGTGGCCGAGCAGTTCGGCACCCTGGAGGCGTTCCACCCCGGCCGGATCGACCTCGGCATCGGGCGCGCGCCGGGCACCGACCAGCGGACCGCGCTCGCGCTGCGCGGCCCCGGCGGGCTCAGCGCGGAGAACTTCCCGCAGCAGTTCGCGGAACTGCTCGCCTACTTCGAGCACTCCGACCAGCGCGCCGTCAACGCCGTGACCGCCGAGGGCAACAAGCCGCCGGTGTGGCTGCTCGGATCGAGCGGCTTCAGCGCGCGCATGGCGGGCGAACTGGGCCTGCCGTTCTCGTTCGCGCACCACTTCAGCGCCGAGAACACGCTGCCCGCCGTGGCGCTCTACCGCGACGCGTTCAAACCGTCGGACGTCCTCGACGAGCCGTACGTGATGCTCGGCGTCTCCGTGGTCGCCGCCGAAACCGACGAACGCGCCCAGTACCTCGCCGCCCCCAGCGGGCTGACGTTCCTCAGCCTGCGCAAGGGCCGCCCCATCCCGCTGCCGACGCCGGAGGACGCCGCGGCGTACCCGTACACCGACATCGAGCGCGTGTTCATCGAGGACCGGGCTTCGAGCAGCATCATCGGCTCGCCTGAGACGGTCCACAAGGGACTGGAGACCTTGCTCGCGGACACGGGCGCCGACGAGCTGATGATCACGACCATGGTGCACGACCAGGCGGATCGGGTGCGGTCGTACGAACTGGTCGCCGAACTGACGCGCTGA